In Flavobacteriales bacterium TMED191, the following proteins share a genomic window:
- a CDS encoding methionine-R-sulfoxide reductase: MDYFNKLNDKERSIIVDRGTEAPFSGEYNNFFKKGYYICRACEAPLYKSSSKFNSNCGWPSFDDEIENAIIKKVDNSYNMQRTEICCANCNGHLGHVFYGEKYTDKNTRHCVNSLSLKFIPDKKN, from the coding sequence ATGGATTATTTTAATAAGCTAAATGATAAAGAAAGAAGTATTATTGTAGACAGAGGAACAGAAGCACCTTTTAGTGGAGAGTACAATAATTTTTTTAAAAAAGGATATTATATATGTAGAGCATGTGAAGCCCCACTATATAAATCATCATCTAAATTCAACTCTAATTGTGGATGGCCTTCTTTTGATGATGAAATAGAAAATGCAATTATAAAAAAAGTTGACAATAGCTATAATATGCAAAGAACTGAAATTTGCTGTGCTAACTGCAATGGACATCTTGGTCATGTGTTTTATGGTGAAAAATATACAGACAAAAACACTCGCCACTGTGTCAATTCTCTTTCGTTAAAATTTATCCCTGATAAAAAAAATTAA